One window of Campylobacter sp. MIT 99-7217 genomic DNA carries:
- a CDS encoding lysophospholipid acyltransferase family protein translates to MIYSKIKAVFYAPFFILSVLLVFLAFCFTRSQHEIWQIRQKWAKLQGFIFGFDYELEGEFEQEASMILMNHQSMLDIIALEALYPKNLAWIAKKELKELPIFKYAMIKPKLLCIDRKNPRDLVRILKEAKQRLDEGRVLAIFPEGTRSKSDKMLKFQSGAKILNEKLNLKIQPILIVDSSKILDSKSFSVKSGTLKLICLPLVDANDEHWLENTRKQMQERLEQERSKIK, encoded by the coding sequence ATGATTTACTCAAAAATTAAGGCTGTATTTTACGCACCCTTTTTCATACTTAGCGTTTTGCTTGTGTTTCTAGCCTTTTGTTTTACTCGCTCTCAACATGAAATTTGGCAAATTCGCCAAAAATGGGCTAAGTTACAGGGCTTTATCTTTGGCTTTGATTATGAACTTGAGGGCGAATTTGAGCAAGAAGCTAGTATGATTTTGATGAATCATCAAAGCATGCTTGACATTATAGCACTTGAAGCACTCTATCCTAAAAATTTAGCATGGATAGCCAAAAAAGAACTTAAAGAACTCCCTATTTTTAAATATGCGATGATTAAACCAAAACTTTTATGCATAGATAGAAAAAATCCACGCGATTTGGTACGCATTTTAAAAGAGGCTAAACAAAGACTTGATGAGGGTAGAGTTTTGGCTATTTTTCCTGAGGGAACACGCTCAAAAAGTGATAAAATGCTTAAATTTCAAAGTGGAGCTAAAATTTTAAACGAGAAACTTAACTTAAAAATTCAGCCCATTCTCATAGTAGATTCATCAAAAATTCTAGACAGCAAAAGCTTTAGCGTGAAAAGTGGGACACTTAAGCTCATTTGCTTACCCCTTGTTGATGCAAATGATGAACACTGGCTTGAAAATACAAGAAAGCAAATGCAAGAAAGACTAGAGCAAGAACGCTCAAAAATCAAATAA
- the gatA gene encoding Asp-tRNA(Asn)/Glu-tRNA(Gln) amidotransferase subunit GatA: protein MISLKEALTYSKEELKELKKELNLRALKQKELGAYVEQFLAEPLSEVEESGVPIAIKDNISVKGWELTCASKILQGYIAPYDATAIVNLKQNGFVPFGRTNMDEFAMGSSTATSCYGKTLNPLNLSKSPGGSSGGSAAAVASGLALASLGSDTGGSVRQPAAFCGCVGLKPSYGRVSRYGLAAYSSSLDQIGVLARSVEDAALLYDAIAGHDEKDSTSAKLDFIKTAPKLNANKNFNIIVIENYINEASEEVKKALLKAVDMLKAAGHSIIYKNLLDFKYDIAAYYIIATAEASANLSRYDGIRYGQRARDFKNLKDLYVNTRSQGLGEEVKRRILLGSFVLSSGYYDAYYIKALKARALIRAKYEELFKEGELIFMPVSPTTAFGFESKKSPMQVYLEDIYTISANLAGLGAISVPIAKDKEGLNISAQLLCKAFDEQSLLDGALSLENIIKNA, encoded by the coding sequence ATGATAAGCTTAAAAGAGGCTTTAACATACTCAAAAGAAGAACTAAAAGAGCTTAAAAAAGAGCTAAATTTAAGAGCTTTAAAGCAAAAAGAGCTTGGAGCTTATGTCGAGCAGTTTTTAGCAGAGCCTTTGAGCGAGGTTGAAGAAAGCGGAGTTCCTATTGCTATTAAGGATAATATCAGCGTTAAGGGCTGGGAGCTAACTTGTGCGAGTAAGATCTTGCAAGGCTACATCGCCCCTTATGATGCGACAGCCATTGTAAATTTAAAGCAAAATGGTTTTGTGCCCTTTGGACGCACCAATATGGACGAATTTGCTATGGGAAGTTCTACGGCTACTTCATGTTATGGCAAAACCCTTAATCCTTTAAATTTAAGCAAGTCTCCTGGCGGAAGTAGCGGAGGAAGTGCTGCTGCTGTGGCTAGTGGCTTAGCCTTAGCAAGTCTAGGAAGTGATACAGGAGGATCAGTTCGCCAGCCAGCTGCTTTTTGTGGCTGTGTGGGTCTTAAGCCAAGTTATGGCAGAGTGAGCAGATACGGCCTTGCAGCGTATTCTTCAAGCTTAGATCAAATCGGGGTTTTAGCTAGAAGTGTCGAAGATGCAGCCCTTTTGTATGATGCTATTGCAGGACACGATGAAAAAGATAGCACCAGTGCTAAGCTTGATTTTATCAAAACAGCCCCAAAGTTAAATGCAAATAAGAACTTTAATATTATCGTTATTGAAAATTACATAAATGAGGCAAGCGAGGAGGTAAAAAAGGCTCTTTTAAAAGCAGTTGATATGCTAAAAGCAGCAGGACATAGCATAATTTATAAAAACTTACTTGATTTTAAATATGACATAGCAGCTTATTATATCATCGCTACAGCTGAAGCAAGTGCGAATTTAAGCAGGTATGACGGCATTCGCTACGGACAAAGGGCGAGGGATTTTAAAAATCTTAAGGATTTATATGTAAATACCAGATCTCAGGGCCTTGGCGAGGAGGTTAAAAGAAGGATCTTGCTAGGCTCTTTTGTGCTAAGTAGTGGCTATTATGATGCTTATTATATCAAGGCCTTAAAGGCAAGAGCCTTGATAAGAGCTAAGTATGAGGAGCTTTTTAAAGAAGGTGAGCTTATCTTTATGCCTGTAAGTCCTACCACAGCCTTTGGCTTTGAGAGTAAAAAAAGTCCTATGCAGGTGTATTTAGAAGATATTTATACAATTTCTGCAAATCTTGCAGGACTTGGGGCTATTTCTGTGCCTATTGCTAAGGATAAGGAAGGGCTTAATATCTCAGCTCAGCTTCTTTGCAAGGCCTTTGATGAGCAAAGCTTACTTGATGGGGCATTGAGTTTAGAAAATATAATAAAAAATGCCTGA
- the guaB gene encoding IMP dehydrogenase has product MRIVKRALTFEDVLLLPAYSEVLPKDVDIKSKLTQKITLNMPIISAAMDTVTEHRAAITMARLGGLGIIHKNMDIASQAREVKRVKKSESGVIFDPIFIDAKAKVREALELMAEYRISGVPVVNKEKKLIGILTNRDLRFETNLDNLVEAVMTKPPLITALKGCTLDDAERIFSKNKVEKLPIVDKNGRLEGLITIKDLKKRKEYPNSNKDAFGRLVVGAAVGVYQMDRVDALVEAGVDIVVLDSAHGHSKGIIDTVKAIKEKYKNLELIAGNVATAAATKALCEAGADVVKVGIGPGSICTTRIVSGVGVPQISAIDECASEAKKHGVSVIADGGIKYSGDIAKAIAVGASSVMVGSLLAGTDESPGELFTYQGRQYKSYRGMGSLGAMQKGSSDRYFQEGTASEKLVPEGIEGRVPYTGSIRGVIHQLLGGLRSSMGYVGAKDIASFQEKAEFVEITSAGLKESHVHDVFITQEAPNYKVSN; this is encoded by the coding sequence ATGAGGATTGTAAAAAGAGCCTTAACCTTTGAAGATGTGCTTTTGCTCCCTGCTTATTCAGAAGTTTTACCTAAAGATGTTGATATTAAAAGTAAGCTCACTCAAAAAATAACCCTAAATATGCCTATCATTTCAGCTGCTATGGACACGGTTACTGAACACCGTGCAGCAATTACCATGGCTAGGCTTGGAGGGCTTGGGATTATCCATAAAAATATGGACATTGCTTCTCAGGCAAGAGAGGTAAAACGCGTTAAAAAAAGTGAAAGTGGGGTTATTTTTGATCCTATATTTATAGACGCAAAAGCTAAGGTGCGTGAAGCCTTAGAGCTTATGGCAGAATATAGAATTTCAGGTGTTCCTGTTGTCAATAAAGAAAAAAAACTTATAGGTATTTTAACAAATCGTGATTTAAGATTTGAGACAAATTTAGACAATCTAGTTGAAGCAGTGATGACAAAGCCGCCTCTCATCACAGCTTTAAAGGGTTGCACCCTTGATGATGCAGAAAGGATTTTTAGTAAAAATAAGGTTGAAAAATTACCTATCGTTGATAAAAATGGGCGTTTAGAGGGGCTTATTACGATAAAAGATCTTAAAAAACGCAAAGAATATCCAAATTCAAACAAAGATGCTTTTGGGCGTTTGGTTGTCGGTGCTGCTGTTGGTGTTTATCAAATGGACAGAGTTGATGCCTTGGTGGAAGCTGGGGTGGATATTGTAGTATTAGATAGCGCTCATGGACATTCAAAGGGTATCATTGATACGGTAAAAGCGATAAAGGAAAAATACAAAAATCTAGAGCTTATAGCAGGCAATGTCGCTACAGCAGCTGCTACAAAAGCCTTATGTGAAGCAGGTGCTGATGTTGTGAAAGTGGGCATAGGTCCTGGAAGTATTTGTACCACACGCATTGTTTCAGGTGTTGGAGTGCCTCAAATTTCAGCTATTGATGAGTGTGCGAGTGAGGCTAAAAAGCATGGGGTAAGTGTTATAGCTGATGGGGGTATTAAGTATTCAGGCGATATCGCAAAGGCTATTGCCGTTGGTGCAAGTTCTGTTATGGTGGGTTCGCTTTTGGCAGGAACTGATGAAAGCCCGGGAGAGCTTTTTACCTATCAGGGAAGACAGTATAAGAGCTATCGCGGTATGGGTTCGCTTGGAGCTATGCAAAAGGGAAGTTCAGATCGTTATTTTCAAGAAGGAACAGCTAGTGAAAAGCTCGTGCCAGAGGGCATTGAGGGGCGTGTGCCTTATACAGGGAGTATAAGAGGGGTCATTCATCAGCTTTTAGGAGGTCTTCGCTCTTCCATGGGTTATGTTGGGGCTAAGGATATTGCTAGTTTTCAAGAAAAGGCTGAATTTGTTGAGATCACAAGTGCTGGACTCAAGGAAAGTCATGTTCATGATGTGTTTATCACTCAAGAAGCACCAAATTATAAGGTAAGTAATTAA
- a CDS encoding endonuclease MutS2 — MASLNKDLFAKLDLSSYLWDFEALLARKKSFVLEGDSRLHFKRIEELLKLDFKPPKEVANLNTALMHISKQGIIHLDTCFEFVKIYLYFSYLKSLKAERELKTWLDKIILEKSLLELCAYFNEKGELKDSLDERLLHLNESMKLKKEQISSEFKRLIYTKNISSYLLDNQIHFINGFDTLLVRGGFASFLKASIVARSANGGFYVRPLSIERLENDMQGLREQKEQIYYEYAKKFSALFYKFHSHLSFINRAFDLFDHYQARVLLAKNKDYDFVLADESKDLILKDFAHPMLKNAKSVDVNFSKQVLIITGVNAGGKTMLLKSLLSAALLAKYLLPMKINANKSKIGSFKDFEAIIEDPQNAKNDISTFAGRMLAFSKLFEKKELLLGIDEIELGTDFEEAASLYSVLVERLIFQKAKIIITTHHKRLAFLLAKNEEVELLAALFDEKLMRPRFEFLQGTIGKSYAFETALRYGIALNLIEKARKNYGEDKQNLEELVGKNINLELSLKQALIELENKQERANELLNSLKEQKELEKERFDKELSRLELDFYKAIEEAKKSIRALNLKDKQRALNKANELKKELSLPQKNEAKDFKIGDFVKYNQIKGQIISLFKNEALIESEGLRLRVGLSLLSPSSSIRAKNTSKIELVRLKNASMSLDLHGLRSEEAIQRLDKFISDALIAGFDEVLIYHGIGTGKLAYAVKEFLKAHKSIKGFSDAPLNQGGFGAKLVRL, encoded by the coding sequence ATTGCGAGCTTGAATAAGGATCTTTTTGCTAAACTTGATCTAAGTTCTTATTTATGGGATTTTGAAGCTCTTTTAGCCAGAAAAAAAAGCTTTGTTTTAGAAGGGGATTCAAGGCTTCATTTTAAACGCATAGAAGAGCTTTTAAAGCTTGATTTTAAACCTCCAAAAGAAGTAGCAAATTTAAATACAGCCCTAATGCATATAAGCAAACAAGGCATTATCCACCTTGATACTTGCTTTGAATTTGTTAAAATTTATCTTTATTTTTCTTATCTTAAAAGTTTAAAGGCTGAAAGGGAGCTTAAAACTTGGCTTGATAAGATTATCCTTGAAAAATCCTTGCTCGAGCTTTGTGCTTATTTTAACGAAAAGGGCGAGCTTAAAGATAGTCTTGATGAGAGGCTTTTACATTTAAATGAGAGCATGAAGCTTAAAAAAGAGCAAATTTCAAGTGAGTTTAAAAGGCTCATTTACACTAAAAATATCAGCTCCTATCTTTTAGATAATCAAATTCATTTTATTAATGGCTTTGATACCCTTTTGGTGCGTGGGGGCTTTGCTAGTTTTTTAAAGGCTAGCATAGTAGCAAGAAGTGCTAATGGAGGCTTTTATGTTAGGCCCCTAAGCATAGAAAGGCTTGAAAATGATATGCAGGGTTTAAGAGAGCAAAAAGAGCAAATTTATTATGAATATGCTAAAAAATTTTCAGCCCTTTTTTATAAATTTCATTCTCATTTAAGCTTTATAAATAGGGCCTTTGATTTATTTGATCACTATCAAGCTAGGGTTTTGTTAGCTAAAAATAAGGACTATGACTTTGTTTTGGCTGATGAGAGTAAGGATTTGATCTTAAAGGACTTTGCTCATCCTATGCTTAAAAATGCCAAAAGCGTTGATGTAAATTTTTCAAAGCAGGTTTTAATCATCACAGGGGTAAATGCAGGAGGCAAAACCATGCTTTTAAAAAGCCTTTTAAGTGCAGCCTTACTTGCTAAATATCTTTTGCCTATGAAAATCAATGCAAATAAAAGCAAGATAGGCTCTTTTAAGGACTTTGAAGCCATTATAGAAGATCCTCAAAATGCCAAAAATGATATCTCCACCTTTGCAGGCAGAATGCTAGCCTTTTCTAAGCTTTTTGAGAAAAAAGAACTTCTTTTAGGCATAGATGAAATAGAGCTTGGAACGGATTTTGAAGAAGCGGCAAGTTTATATAGCGTCTTGGTTGAAAGGCTGATTTTTCAAAAGGCTAAGATCATCATCACAACTCATCATAAAAGACTTGCCTTTTTACTTGCTAAAAATGAAGAGGTCGAGCTTTTGGCTGCTTTGTTTGATGAAAAGCTTATGAGACCAAGATTTGAGTTCTTGCAAGGAACTATAGGAAAGTCCTACGCCTTTGAAACAGCGCTAAGATATGGCATAGCCTTAAATTTGATAGAAAAGGCAAGGAAAAATTATGGGGAGGATAAGCAAAACTTAGAGGAATTAGTTGGAAAAAATATAAATTTAGAACTAAGCTTAAAGCAAGCTCTTATAGAGCTTGAAAATAAGCAAGAAAGGGCAAATGAGCTTTTAAATAGCTTAAAGGAGCAAAAAGAGCTTGAAAAAGAGCGTTTTGATAAGGAGCTTTCAAGGCTTGAACTTGATTTTTACAAGGCGATTGAAGAGGCTAAAAAAAGCATAAGGGCATTAAATTTAAAGGATAAGCAAAGGGCTTTAAATAAGGCAAATGAGCTAAAAAAAGAACTTAGTTTGCCTCAAAAAAATGAGGCTAAGGACTTTAAAATAGGAGATTTTGTAAAATACAATCAAATCAAGGGACAAATCATAAGCCTTTTTAAAAATGAAGCTCTAATAGAAAGCGAGGGGCTAAGGCTTAGGGTAGGGTTAAGCTTACTTAGTCCAAGTTCTAGCATAAGGGCTAAAAATACCAGCAAAATAGAGCTTGTAAGGCTTAAAAATGCTAGTATGAGCCTTGATTTACACGGCTTAAGAAGTGAAGAGGCTATTCAAAGGCTTGATAAATTTATCTCAGATGCCCTAATAGCTGGCTTTGATGAGGTGTTAATTTATCATGGCATAGGCACAGGCAAGCTAGCTTATGCGGTAAAAGAGTTTTTAAAAGCTCATAAAAGTATCAAAGGCTTTAGCGATGCACCCCTTAATCAAGGAGGCTTTGGGGCAAAGCTTGTCAGGCTTTAA
- the xseB gene encoding exodeoxyribonuclease VII small subunit → MSFEEKCKKANEALEKLNNNELSLDDSVKIYKEGLKNIKEAREILEKARLEVEQIDE, encoded by the coding sequence ATGAGTTTTGAAGAAAAATGTAAAAAAGCTAACGAAGCTCTTGAAAAGCTTAATAACAATGAGCTTAGCCTTGATGATAGTGTAAAAATCTATAAAGAAGGACTTAAAAATATCAAAGAAGCAAGAGAAATTTTAGAAAAAGCAAGGCTTGAAGTGGAGCAAATCGATGAGTAA
- a CDS encoding carbon-nitrogen hydrolase family protein, whose amino-acid sequence MSKIAALQLPTLSLSNSRLDYYLKIARDNDARLVVLGEYVLNSFFTELLSMPRTMIKEQSLSKKESLIELAKRYELQILAPFVEVGARSFKKLCLSVDQNGIKSYEQQILMPYEHWNEEKFFSNKCEKLKLFTFSYNELKCALMFGFEVHFDEFWQEVRAKKVDLVIVPCACAFNSQQRWLELLKTRAFLNSVNILRINRIGTLKTPHSEQEWYFYGDTFFINAYAELVDKLGDKEEMLIIEPSKADEARKLWGFEKLIKKHSKA is encoded by the coding sequence ATGAGTAAAATCGCTGCTTTACAGCTTCCAACACTTTCTTTGAGTAATTCAAGGCTTGATTATTATCTTAAGATCGCAAGGGATAATGACGCTAGGCTTGTTGTTTTAGGCGAATATGTGTTAAATAGCTTTTTTACAGAGCTTTTGAGTATGCCTCGCACCATGATAAAAGAACAAAGTTTAAGCAAAAAAGAAAGCCTTATAGAGCTTGCAAAAAGATACGAGCTTCAAATTCTCGCACCCTTTGTGGAAGTTGGGGCAAGATCTTTTAAAAAGCTTTGTTTAAGTGTAGATCAAAATGGCATAAAAAGCTATGAACAGCAAATTTTAATGCCTTATGAGCATTGGAATGAGGAAAAATTTTTTTCTAACAAATGTGAAAAATTAAAACTTTTTACTTTTTCTTATAATGAACTTAAATGTGCTTTAATGTTTGGTTTTGAAGTGCATTTTGATGAGTTTTGGCAAGAAGTAAGAGCTAAGAAAGTAGATCTTGTCATCGTGCCTTGTGCTTGTGCGTTTAATTCTCAGCAAAGATGGCTTGAGCTTTTAAAAACTAGAGCTTTTTTAAATTCTGTAAATATCCTTAGGATAAACCGCATAGGAACTTTAAAAACCCCACATAGTGAGCAAGAATGGTATTTTTACGGGGATACTTTTTTTATTAATGCTTATGCAGAGCTTGTTGATAAGCTTGGCGATAAGGAAGAAATGCTTATCATTGAGCCTAGTAAAGCAGATGAAGCAAGAAAATTATGGGGCTTTGAAAAGCTTATAAAAAAACATTCAAAAGCTTAG
- a CDS encoding RBBP9/YdeN family alpha/beta hydrolase: protein MKKIAVVFCVLLAFFTQMLEANSKDKSMQKEVYIVHGFDANPSKHWFSWLKDELEKEGAKVNVLTMPNPTDPKLSEWVKTLQKQIKVGENTYIVGHSLGCITILRYLDKLKKNQKIGGVVLVSGFYEKLSILPQLDSFVNPTLDFEKVSKIAQERVVISSRDDMIVPTNLSSNLALKFKATFIQTELGKHFMQDDGFTSFPLVLSVLNAMFVDKR, encoded by the coding sequence ATGAAAAAAATAGCGGTCGTTTTTTGTGTGCTACTTGCATTTTTTACACAAATGCTTGAAGCCAATTCAAAGGATAAGAGTATGCAAAAGGAAGTTTATATCGTGCATGGTTTTGATGCAAATCCTAGCAAACATTGGTTTTCATGGCTTAAAGATGAGCTTGAAAAAGAAGGTGCTAAGGTCAATGTTTTAACTATGCCAAATCCTACTGATCCTAAGCTTAGCGAGTGGGTTAAAACTCTTCAAAAGCAGATTAAAGTAGGGGAAAATACCTACATAGTAGGACATTCTTTAGGTTGTATCACGATTTTAAGATATTTAGATAAGCTTAAGAAAAATCAAAAAATCGGTGGCGTTGTGCTTGTAAGTGGTTTTTATGAAAAATTAAGCATTCTACCACAGCTTGATAGTTTTGTAAATCCTACACTTGATTTTGAAAAGGTTTCCAAAATAGCTCAAGAACGCGTTGTGATTTCATCAAGAGATGATATGATTGTTCCTACAAATTTGAGTTCAAATCTTGCTCTTAAATTTAAGGCAACATTTATTCAAACTGAGCTTGGTAAGCATTTTATGCAAGATGACGGATTTACAAGTTTTCCTTTAGTGCTTTCAGTTTTAAATGCTATGTTCGTAGATAAAAGATGA
- the murC gene encoding UDP-N-acetylmuramate--L-alanine ligase — protein MQKIHFIGIGGIGISALARFLKEKGFSISGSDLKESKITDELFKEGVKISIPHRAQNVAGADLVIYSAAIKEENVELKEALKQGIKCLCRKEALPLILQDKRVFAIAGAHGKSTTSSILASLMSEASVIIGAILKEFGSNMIYKQSKDLIFEADESDSSFLNSNPYLAIVTNAEAEHLDHYKNELKNLHKAYEDFLSLAKLRVINAEDEFLASLNLEAIKLYPSKDIKKLRMSVQNFKPHTSFELKDLGEFSLFGMGQHLAIDASLAILAALNFTDLDTIKTRLKFYQGIKKRFDILYADEKIALIDDYGHHPTEIKATLKAAKEYAKLAGYKKITAFFEPHRYSRLAANLKEFSKAFEDIDELVILPVYSAGEAKIKLNLKDHFKNALFIKNLKREGKFLLDDKGRVFDEGLMIGFSAGDLSTKLRGKDG, from the coding sequence TTGCAAAAAATTCACTTTATAGGTATAGGAGGCATTGGCATTTCAGCCCTTGCACGCTTTTTAAAAGAAAAGGGCTTTAGTATAAGTGGGAGTGATTTAAAAGAAAGTAAGATCACAGATGAGCTTTTTAAAGAAGGAGTTAAAATAAGCATTCCCCACAGGGCTCAAAATGTGGCTGGGGCTGATTTGGTGATATACTCAGCTGCCATAAAAGAAGAAAATGTCGAACTTAAAGAGGCACTAAAACAAGGCATTAAATGTCTTTGCAGAAAAGAAGCCCTGCCTCTTATCTTGCAAGATAAAAGAGTCTTTGCCATAGCTGGAGCTCACGGAAAAAGCACCACCTCAAGCATACTAGCTTCTTTAATGAGTGAGGCCTCTGTTATCATAGGGGCTATCTTAAAGGAATTTGGCTCAAATATGATTTATAAGCAAAGTAAAGACTTGATCTTTGAAGCTGATGAAAGCGATAGTTCTTTTTTAAACTCAAACCCCTACCTAGCCATAGTTACAAATGCTGAGGCTGAGCATTTGGATCATTATAAAAACGAGCTTAAAAACTTACACAAGGCTTATGAGGATTTTTTAAGCTTGGCTAAGCTTAGGGTCATTAACGCAGAAGATGAGTTTTTAGCTAGTTTAAATTTAGAAGCCATAAAATTATATCCAAGTAAGGATATCAAAAAGCTTCGCATGAGCGTTCAAAATTTCAAGCCTCATACTAGCTTTGAGCTTAAGGATTTAGGCGAGTTTAGCCTTTTTGGAATGGGGCAGCACTTGGCTATTGATGCAAGTTTAGCCATATTAGCAGCTCTAAATTTCACAGACTTAGATACCATTAAAACAAGGCTTAAATTTTATCAGGGCATTAAGAAAAGATTTGATATTTTATATGCTGATGAAAAAATAGCTTTGATTGATGATTACGGTCATCATCCAACCGAGATTAAAGCCACACTTAAGGCAGCTAAAGAATACGCAAAATTAGCTGGATATAAAAAGATCACAGCCTTTTTTGAGCCTCACCGCTACAGCCGCTTGGCTGCAAATTTAAAGGAATTTAGCAAGGCCTTTGAGGATATTGATGAGCTTGTGATCTTGCCTGTTTATAGTGCTGGAGAGGCTAAAATAAAGCTAAATTTAAAGGATCATTTTAAAAACGCTCTTTTTATAAAAAATCTTAAAAGGGAGGGTAAATTTTTGCTTGATGATAAGGGCAGGGTCTTTGATGAGGGGCTTATGATAGGCTTTAGTGCTGGGGATTTAAGCACAAAATTAAGGGGAAAAGATGGCTAA
- a CDS encoding motility associated factor glycosyltransferase family protein has translation MNTILQNNINALASGTNKPLAQKLLVLLDRGFTRFFLDEHNNIFDKKKQSFFYENLADELTFFEQKILHASFRYPILFLYGIGNGLLLQNLAHGGGHYSRIFVFEEELELIALALSVVDLSKELSQGSIHILDMQEDKRQIQALMLFDHKNNIEYLSLYELFITNFYYENFYKEKYLLADEFCKECIFLVSSPFLKHKSLYFTSYEHILLNTPAMLENIPFQRLLSQRKNKFENAVVVSAGPSLAKQLDLLAKYQDKLVIFVADGALKSMENAGIKPDYVLNIDHTNRALKFFDPDLKRDYLCLLSTATHPDLVCALNHKCLILRSDDVCRRFKLNDFGYLDTGTMVSHAAYAIALELGFKNIIMIGQDLAFDEDGRTHAKGYAYSEHSQREIQVQKIKTLAYGGKKEVLTHVSWNHYRIKLEFFLANYQDKAHFINATEGGARIAWTEELSFKECCERLLRDKKPYFPPIKTLTKNRSDRLLSKFIENLKEDSQILEYFLQNSNSLHDMLENVLNANKDLPLNFLQNVVISIENFNEQISKDSLLGDIIFKACFFQRGVMISKVLSLKLIDEKYHLLHYINAYKEWLLIFQEDLHKRKDIIYKSLQSYEDEDKS, from the coding sequence ATGAATACTATCTTGCAAAACAATATCAATGCCCTAGCAAGTGGGACAAACAAACCCTTAGCTCAAAAGTTGCTTGTTTTGCTTGATAGAGGTTTTACTCGTTTTTTTCTTGATGAACATAACAATATCTTTGATAAGAAAAAACAAAGCTTTTTTTATGAGAATTTAGCCGATGAACTAACTTTTTTTGAGCAAAAAATTCTTCATGCGAGTTTTAGATATCCTATTCTTTTCCTTTATGGTATAGGTAATGGTCTTTTGCTTCAAAATTTAGCTCATGGGGGGGGGCATTATAGCCGTATTTTTGTATTTGAGGAAGAATTAGAGCTTATTGCCTTAGCTTTAAGCGTGGTTGATCTAAGTAAGGAACTTTCACAAGGAAGTATTCATATCTTAGATATGCAAGAAGATAAGAGACAAATACAAGCTTTAATGCTTTTTGACCATAAAAACAATATAGAATATTTAAGTTTATATGAACTTTTTATCACTAATTTTTATTATGAGAACTTTTATAAAGAAAAATACTTACTAGCTGATGAGTTTTGTAAGGAATGCATTTTTTTGGTATCAAGTCCTTTTCTTAAACATAAGTCTTTGTATTTTACCTCTTATGAACATATCTTACTTAACACCCCAGCCATGCTTGAAAATATCCCTTTTCAAAGGCTTTTAAGCCAGAGAAAGAATAAATTTGAAAATGCTGTGGTTGTGAGTGCTGGTCCCTCGCTTGCCAAACAGCTTGATTTACTTGCAAAATATCAAGATAAGCTTGTGATTTTTGTTGCTGATGGTGCTTTGAAAAGCATGGAAAATGCAGGCATTAAGCCTGATTATGTGTTAAATATTGATCATACGAATAGGGCTTTGAAATTTTTTGATCCTGATTTAAAGAGGGATTATTTGTGTTTATTATCTACTGCGACGCATCCTGATTTGGTTTGTGCTCTTAATCACAAATGCTTGATTTTAAGATCAGATGATGTGTGTAGGCGTTTTAAGCTAAATGATTTTGGGTATTTGGATACTGGAACTATGGTTTCTCATGCAGCTTATGCAATAGCCTTAGAGCTTGGTTTTAAAAATATCATCATGATAGGACAAGATTTAGCCTTTGATGAAGATGGAAGAACGCATGCAAAGGGTTATGCTTATAGTGAGCATTCACAAAGAGAAATACAAGTTCAAAAGATAAAAACCCTAGCTTATGGTGGAAAAAAAGAAGTTTTAACACATGTATCGTGGAATCATTACCGAATAAAGCTTGAGTTTTTCTTAGCTAATTATCAAGACAAAGCTCATTTTATCAATGCAACAGAGGGAGGAGCTAGGATAGCTTGGACTGAGGAGTTAAGTTTTAAAGAATGTTGTGAAAGACTTTTGAGGGATAAAAAGCCTTATTTTCCTCCTATAAAAACTTTAACTAAGAACAGATCAGATAGACTTTTATCTAAATTTATAGAGAATTTAAAAGAAGATAGCCAAATTTTAGAGTATTTTTTGCAAAATTCCAACTCCTTACATGATATGCTTGAAAATGTTTTAAATGCAAATAAAGATTTGCCCCTAAATTTCTTGCAAAATGTAGTCATAAGTATAGAAAATTTCAACGAACAAATAAGCAAAGACAGCTTACTTGGCGATATTATTTTTAAAGCTTGCTTTTTTCAAAGAGGTGTGATGATTAGCAAGGTGTTAAGTCTTAAACTTATAGATGAGAAATATCACTTGCTTCATTATATCAATGCTTATAAAGAGTGGCTACTGATCTTTCAAGAAGATTTACATAAGAGAAAGGATATTATCTATAAGTCTTTACAATCATACGAAGATGAAGATAAATCTTGA